GCTGATGTTCGCCCTGGCCGGTGCGTTCGCGCTGTTCTCGGTGGTGTCGGCGCCCTACATCGGCCCACGGCGCTACAACCGCGCCAAGCTGGACGCCTACGAGTGCGGCATCGAGCCGTCGCCGCAGCCCGTGGTGGGCGGCGGCCGGATGCCGGTCGCCTACTACCTCACGGCGATGCTGTTCATCCTGTTCGACATCGAGCTGGTCTTCCTCTACCCGTACGCGGTCGTGTCCGATTCGCTGGGCCTGTTCGGCCTGGTCGCGATCGTCCTGTACATCGCAACCATCGCGTTCGCCTACGTCTACGAATGGCGTCGTGGCGGACTGGAGTGGAACTGACATGGGTCTCGAAGAGAACCTGCCCAGCGGCGTCCTGCTGACCAGTGTCGAGAAGCTGGTCAACTGGACCCGCAAGTCCTCGCTGTGGCCCGCCACCTTCGGGCTGGCGTGCTGCGCGATCGAGATGATGACGACCGGGGCGCCGCGCTACGACCTCGCGCGCTTCGGCATGGAGGTCTTCCGCGCGTCGCCGCGCCAGGCCGACCTGATGATCGTCGCCGGCCGGGTCAGCAACAAGATGGCCCCGGTCCTGCGCCAGATCTACGACCAGATGCCCGAGCCGCGCTGGGTGCTCGCGATGGGCGTGTGCGCCAGCTCCGGCGGCATGTTCAACAACTACGCGATCGTGCAGGGCGTCGACCACGTCGTGCCCGTCGACATGTACCTCCCCGGCTGCCCGCCGCGCCCGGAGATGCTGATGGACGCGATCCTCAAGATCCACGCCAAGATCATGGACGAGCCGCTGGGCGCCAAGCGCGCCGCCGAGCTGGCCGAGAGCGGGTACAAGACCCCGATGATCCCGTCGTCGGTCAAGTACGCGACCACGAAGAAGGCACCGAAGACGGCCGACACGATCGAGGCGGCGAAGTGACGGCCGACGACACCACGGGCACCTCCAAGGACGGCGCCGAGCCCACCGGCGGCCAGCAGTCCTCGGCCGAGGAGAGCGGCGTCGACCGCGACGCCCAGCGCGCCGCGGGCGGCACCACCCCGACGGCGGGCGAGCCCGAGCAGGCCGCCGTCGACGCCGAGGGTGCCGAGGTCGGCCTCACCGGTGCCTCCGCCGAGGGCGGCACCCGCCTGGCGCCCGCGCGCGCCCGCGAGGGCATGTTCGGCGTCTCCGGCACCGGCGACACCTCCGGCTTCGGCGGCCTGCGCCTGCCCGGCTACGCCCCGGCCCCGGCCGAGCGCCCCTACGGCGGCTGGTTCGACGAGTTCGCCGACGACCTCGCCGAGGCGCTCGTCGAGCGCGGGGTGCCCGCCGGCGCGATCCAGCAGACCACCGTCGACCGCGGCGAGATCACCCTCTACGTCCAGCGCGAGCGCATCCTCGACCTCTGCCGCACCCTGCGCGACGACGAGGGCCTGCGCTACGAGCTGTGCAGCTCGATCTCCGGGGTCGACTACGGCGAGGGCGTCAGCCAGCGGCTGCACGTCGTCTACCACCTGACGTCGATGACCTACCGGCGCCGCATCCGCCTGGAGGTCGCGCTCGACGTCGACGACGCGCGGCTGCCCAGCGTCGTCGAGGTCTACCCCACGGCCGACTGGCACGAGCGCGAGACCTGGGACATGTTCGGCGTGATCTTCGACGGTCACCCCGCGCTGACCCGGATCCTCATGCCCGACGACTGGGACGGCCACCCCCAGCGCAAGGACTATCCCCTCGGCGGCATCCCCGTCGAGTACAAGGGTGCGGAGATCCCGCCTCCCGACGAGAGGCGGTCGTACTCGTGACCACCCCCACTCCCGCCGAAGAGCGGATCACGACCGAGGGTCCCGTCTACACCGTCACCGGTGGCGACTGGGACACACTCCTCGACGAGGACCACGACGACCGCATCGTCATCAACATGGGTCCGCAGCACCCGTCGACGCACGGGGTGCTGCGCCTGGTGCTCGAGCTCGAGGGCGAGACCGTCA
This sequence is a window from Pseudonocardia petroleophila. Protein-coding genes within it:
- a CDS encoding NADH-quinone oxidoreductase subunit A, yielding MLDPYLPLVLMFALAGAFALFSVVSAPYIGPRRYNRAKLDAYECGIEPSPQPVVGGGRMPVAYYLTAMLFILFDIELVFLYPYAVVSDSLGLFGLVAIVLYIATIAFAYVYEWRRGGLEWN
- a CDS encoding NuoB/complex I 20 kDa subunit family protein translates to MGLEENLPSGVLLTSVEKLVNWTRKSSLWPATFGLACCAIEMMTTGAPRYDLARFGMEVFRASPRQADLMIVAGRVSNKMAPVLRQIYDQMPEPRWVLAMGVCASSGGMFNNYAIVQGVDHVVPVDMYLPGCPPRPEMLMDAILKIHAKIMDEPLGAKRAAELAESGYKTPMIPSSVKYATTKKAPKTADTIEAAK
- a CDS encoding NADH-quinone oxidoreductase subunit C, with protein sequence MTADDTTGTSKDGAEPTGGQQSSAEESGVDRDAQRAAGGTTPTAGEPEQAAVDAEGAEVGLTGASAEGGTRLAPARAREGMFGVSGTGDTSGFGGLRLPGYAPAPAERPYGGWFDEFADDLAEALVERGVPAGAIQQTTVDRGEITLYVQRERILDLCRTLRDDEGLRYELCSSISGVDYGEGVSQRLHVVYHLTSMTYRRRIRLEVALDVDDARLPSVVEVYPTADWHERETWDMFGVIFDGHPALTRILMPDDWDGHPQRKDYPLGGIPVEYKGAEIPPPDERRSYS